Proteins from a genomic interval of Bradyrhizobium sp. G127:
- a CDS encoding sigma-70 family RNA polymerase sigma factor, with protein MSNDFRHSVETMIPALRRYARALTRDSDIADDLVQDTLVRALRSEKLFLGGDLRAWLYTILTNLNRNRRRSLARQPTMMELHDTNADASGTEAEGRDISRALATLAEDQRAVLLLVVLEGLSYRDVADIQGVPIGTVMSRLARARAQVRAVLEGERPALRRVK; from the coding sequence ATGAGTAACGATTTCCGCCATAGCGTCGAGACCATGATCCCGGCCCTGCGGCGCTATGCTCGGGCGCTGACGCGGGATTCCGACATTGCCGACGATCTGGTGCAGGACACGCTGGTGCGGGCGCTGCGCTCGGAGAAGCTGTTTCTCGGCGGCGACCTGCGCGCCTGGCTCTACACGATTTTGACCAATCTCAACCGCAACCGCCGCCGCTCGCTGGCGCGGCAGCCGACGATGATGGAACTGCATGACACCAACGCCGACGCCTCCGGCACCGAGGCGGAAGGCCGCGACATTTCCCGCGCGCTGGCGACACTGGCGGAGGATCAGCGCGCGGTGCTGCTGCTGGTGGTGTTGGAAGGCCTCAGCTACCGCGACGTCGCCGACATTCAGGGCGTGCCGATCGGCACCGTGATGTCGCGCCTCGCGCGGGCACGGGCGCAGGTGAGGGCTGTACTCGAGGGCGAGCGGCCGGCGCTGCGGCGGGTGAAGTGA
- a CDS encoding anti-sigma factor produces MTDHTIPVTEDELHAYVDNELPAERRDAVEAWLAAHPDDAARVASWRTMSDALHAKYDAVADEPVPARLSVDALSRTPRRWMMGAIAATLVAFAAGGGVGWVAHGANAGPSMFANLTGDALDAHKLYVVEVRHPVEVAGSEKAHLQQWLTKRCGWEVRAPELDATGLKLVGGRLLPGPTGPASFLMYENASGERFTVYASRASTETTQMRYATSNGTGALFWADRGVGFVVSGGTDRDRLERVARLVYDQNEKAGL; encoded by the coding sequence ATGACCGATCACACCATTCCCGTCACCGAGGACGAACTCCACGCCTATGTGGACAACGAACTCCCTGCGGAACGCCGCGACGCGGTCGAGGCGTGGCTTGCCGCGCATCCCGACGACGCCGCGCGGGTGGCGTCATGGCGCACGATGAGCGACGCGCTGCATGCAAAATACGATGCGGTGGCGGACGAGCCGGTGCCGGCGCGGCTGTCGGTCGATGCGCTGTCACGGACGCCGCGGCGCTGGATGATGGGCGCCATCGCCGCAACGCTGGTGGCGTTCGCCGCCGGTGGCGGCGTCGGCTGGGTGGCGCACGGCGCCAACGCCGGGCCGTCGATGTTCGCGAATCTCACCGGCGACGCGCTCGACGCCCACAAGCTATATGTGGTCGAGGTGCGGCATCCGGTGGAAGTGGCAGGCAGCGAGAAGGCGCATCTGCAGCAGTGGCTGACCAAGCGCTGCGGCTGGGAAGTGCGCGCGCCCGAACTCGACGCGACCGGACTGAAACTGGTCGGCGGCCGGCTGCTGCCCGGCCCGACGGGACCGGCGTCGTTCCTGATGTACGAAAACGCGTCGGGCGAGCGCTTCACGGTCTACGCGTCGCGCGCGTCCACCGAAACAACGCAGATGCGCTACGCGACGAGCAACGGCACCGGCGCGCTGTTCTGGGCCGATCGCGGCGTCGGATTTGTCGTCAGCGGCGGCACCGACCGCGACCGTCTCGAACGCGTCGCGCGGCTGGTCTACGACCAGAACGAGAAGGCGGGATTGTAA
- a CDS encoding hemolysin family protein — MLSLELGIVTVLIVINGLLAMSELAIVSSRPARLAALVEKGVSGSRRALALASDPGKFLSTVQIGITLVGVLSGAFSGATLGARVSAWLAGAGLSQGVADAVGVGAVVTLITYASLIVGELVPKQIALRDPEAVAVKVAPAMVVLAKISSPLVWVLDRSGKGLLWLLGQRGEAGDKVSEEEIRTLVVEAENAGVLEPGEKEMIAGVMRLGDLPVGAVMTPRHEVSMINLSDPPEVIRLAFKEGSHSRLPVFDGEETLGIVQAKDMLDVYLAGEIPDIGKLVRDAPVIPETVDARDVVAILRESPVHMGLVHDEYGTFQGVVTNADILESIVGSFHTEAGPAEPAFVKRDDGSLLISGWMPALEFAALLDIQLPAPRPYQTCAGYLLEKFGAIPEAGQSVSADGWRFEVVDLDGRRIDKVLAVKE, encoded by the coding sequence TTGTTATCCCTTGAACTTGGTATCGTCACGGTGCTCATCGTGATCAACGGCCTGCTCGCGATGTCGGAGCTTGCCATCGTCTCATCCCGGCCTGCGAGGCTGGCCGCCCTGGTTGAGAAGGGCGTGAGCGGTTCGCGCCGCGCACTCGCCTTGGCGTCGGACCCCGGAAAATTTCTCTCCACCGTCCAGATCGGCATCACCCTCGTCGGCGTGCTGTCCGGCGCGTTTTCCGGCGCCACCCTCGGCGCGCGCGTGTCGGCGTGGCTGGCGGGCGCCGGATTGTCGCAGGGTGTCGCCGACGCGGTTGGGGTCGGCGCCGTCGTGACATTGATCACCTATGCTTCGCTCATTGTCGGCGAACTGGTGCCAAAGCAAATCGCGCTGCGCGATCCCGAAGCGGTGGCCGTGAAGGTCGCGCCGGCGATGGTGGTGCTCGCGAAAATATCCTCGCCGCTGGTGTGGGTGCTGGATCGCTCCGGCAAGGGACTGCTCTGGCTGCTCGGCCAGCGCGGCGAGGCCGGGGACAAAGTCAGCGAGGAGGAAATCCGCACCCTGGTCGTCGAGGCGGAAAATGCCGGCGTGCTGGAGCCGGGCGAGAAGGAAATGATCGCGGGCGTGATGCGGCTCGGCGATCTGCCGGTCGGCGCGGTGATGACGCCGCGCCACGAGGTCAGCATGATCAACCTGTCCGATCCGCCGGAGGTGATCCGGCTTGCATTCAAGGAGGGCTCGCATTCCCGCCTGCCGGTGTTCGACGGCGAGGAGACGCTCGGCATCGTGCAGGCCAAGGACATGCTGGACGTGTATCTGGCAGGAGAGATTCCGGACATCGGCAAGCTGGTGCGCGACGCGCCGGTGATTCCCGAAACCGTCGACGCGCGCGACGTCGTCGCCATCCTGCGTGAATCGCCGGTTCACATGGGCCTCGTGCACGACGAGTACGGCACGTTTCAGGGCGTCGTCACCAACGCCGATATTCTGGAGTCCATCGTCGGCAGCTTTCACACCGAGGCGGGCCCGGCCGAACCCGCTTTCGTCAAGCGCGACGACGGCTCGTTGCTCATCTCGGGCTGGATGCCTGCGCTGGAGTTCGCGGCGCTGCTCGATATTCAGTTGCCCGCGCCGCGCCCCTACCAGACCTGCGCCGGCTATCTGCTGGAGAAATTCGGCGCGATCCCGGAAGCGGGGCAAAGCGTCAGCGCCGACGGCTGGCGGTTCGAGGTCGTCGATCTCGACGGCCGCCGCATCGACAAGGTGCTTGCGGTCAAGGAGTGA